The Methylotenera sp. G11 genome includes a window with the following:
- a CDS encoding type II toxin-antitoxin system Phd/YefM family antitoxin, whose protein sequence is MQTLSASTARTNLYRLIDETAESHQPLVITGKRNNAVLVSAEDWAAMQETLFLLSVPNMRESIREGMSTPVTELADTLDW, encoded by the coding sequence ATGCAGACATTATCAGCCAGTACAGCACGTACTAATCTATATCGCTTGATTGATGAAACGGCTGAATCACATCAGCCTTTGGTGATTACAGGTAAGCGCAATAACGCTGTGCTGGTTTCAGCAGAAGACTGGGCGGCCATGCAGGAAACCTTGTTTTTACTATCCGTTCCCAATATGCGTGAGTCTATTCGTGAGGGCATGAGCACGCCTGTGACCGAGCTTGCCGATACGCTGGATTGGTAA
- a CDS encoding Txe/YoeB family addiction module toxin, which yields MATWQLLYTKAAQKDARNLAAAGLKDKALQLLDILAENPFQNPPPYEKLVGDLTGAYSRRINIQHRLVYQVLDAEKIIKVLRMWSHYE from the coding sequence ATGGCAACTTGGCAGCTGTTGTACACGAAAGCGGCGCAGAAAGATGCCAGGAATCTTGCGGCAGCAGGGTTGAAAGACAAGGCTTTGCAGCTGTTGGATATATTGGCTGAAAATCCGTTTCAGAACCCTCCGCCTTATGAAAAGCTTGTGGGGGATTTAACAGGCGCCTATTCGCGTCGTATCAATATCCAGCATCGTTTGGTTTATCAGGTGCTGGATGCAGAAAAAATCATAAAAGTATTAAGGATGTGGTCACACTATGAGTAG
- a CDS encoding potassium channel family protein, protein MNSILFLILRRLRRPLILIIVCFSIAIFGLTLMPGLDNEGRPWHMSIFEALYVISYTATTIGFGEIPYAYSQSQRLWLTISIYLTVIPWFYAIGKIITLLQDTALRAAITTERFARAVKALQEPFYILCSYGESASVLARTLDEKGMRVVVIESQQERLNELDLAETYSVIPHLCADAKLPENLIRAGVHHPLCSGVVTLTDNDEVNLAVAVAVKLMNPTLPVLARAERDDIAANMASFGTDHIINPYTLFGDQLAMRVHAIGTYILHEWLTDVPGDTLLPPETPPRGRWVVCGYGRFGKSVVENLERENITTTIVEAMPELTGCDECIVGSGTESKTLLEADIENAVGIVAGTDNDINNLSIVMTAYELNPKLFVVIRKNRRHNDTLFRQFNADITMQPTEIIAHECLAHMIAPLLAQFLTLVRNQSNSWANQLISELVSVVGETVPERWAITVSKDSTPAIAELLGKSTPVSLHNLTQDPANRSIRLNLVPLLLLRDGVPMLVPPVSTALQMGDRVLFCGTPDARSALPTLLNNSKILTYVIDGIEIPDSLVWRWLKQKLQ, encoded by the coding sequence ATGAATAGCATCCTGTTCCTGATCTTGCGTCGCCTGCGGCGGCCGCTGATCCTGATCATCGTTTGCTTTTCGATTGCCATTTTCGGGCTTACGCTCATGCCCGGGCTCGACAACGAAGGTCGCCCATGGCACATGAGCATATTCGAAGCGCTCTATGTCATCAGCTACACCGCAACCACCATCGGGTTTGGCGAAATCCCGTATGCCTACAGCCAATCCCAGCGGCTGTGGCTGACGATCTCGATCTACCTGACGGTGATCCCATGGTTTTACGCCATCGGCAAAATCATCACGCTGCTGCAGGACACCGCGCTGAGGGCGGCAATTACGACAGAGCGTTTCGCCCGCGCCGTAAAAGCGCTGCAGGAACCGTTCTACATATTATGCAGTTATGGCGAATCTGCCAGCGTACTGGCCAGGACACTGGATGAAAAAGGCATGCGTGTCGTGGTCATTGAATCGCAGCAGGAGCGTTTAAACGAACTGGACCTGGCCGAAACCTACAGCGTGATTCCACACCTGTGCGCAGATGCAAAACTACCAGAAAACCTGATCCGCGCAGGCGTGCATCATCCGCTTTGCAGTGGCGTAGTCACGCTGACCGACAACGACGAAGTCAACCTTGCCGTGGCGGTTGCCGTCAAGCTGATGAACCCGACCCTGCCGGTACTGGCACGCGCCGAGCGTGATGATATTGCAGCCAATATGGCATCGTTCGGCACCGACCACATCATCAACCCCTACACATTGTTTGGTGACCAGCTGGCAATGCGGGTACATGCCATCGGCACTTATATCCTGCATGAATGGCTGACGGATGTTCCGGGTGACACGCTGCTGCCGCCTGAAACGCCCCCTAGGGGCCGCTGGGTCGTATGCGGCTACGGTCGTTTCGGAAAATCCGTGGTGGAAAACCTGGAGCGCGAAAACATTACGACCACTATCGTAGAAGCGATGCCGGAACTGACTGGCTGCGATGAATGTATTGTCGGCAGCGGCACCGAGTCGAAAACACTGCTGGAAGCGGATATTGAAAACGCTGTCGGCATCGTAGCCGGCACCGACAATGACATCAATAATCTGTCTATCGTCATGACGGCTTATGAGCTGAATCCAAAACTGTTTGTGGTGATACGGAAAAACCGGCGCCATAACGATACCCTGTTCAGGCAGTTTAATGCCGACATCACCATGCAGCCTACCGAAATCATTGCGCACGAGTGCCTGGCGCACATGATTGCACCCCTGCTAGCCCAATTCCTGACCCTGGTGCGCAACCAGAGCAACAGCTGGGCGAATCAGCTCATCAGTGAACTGGTTTCGGTCGTCGGCGAAACCGTGCCGGAAAGATGGGCGATCACAGTCAGTAAAGACAGCACGCCGGCCATTGCAGAACTGCTGGGCAAGAGCACCCCGGTCTCCCTGCACAACCTGACGCAGGATCCTGCCAACCGCAGCATCCGGCTCAATCTCGTACCGCTGCTACTGCTGCGCGATGGTGTGCCCATGCTGGTACCGCCGGTTTCGACTGCATTGCAAATGGGTGACCGTGTCCTGTTCTGCGGCACCCCTGATGCCAGGTCTGCGCTGCCCACGCTACTCAACAACAGCAAAATACTGACCTACGTCATAGATGGCATTGAAATACCGGATAGCCTGGTCTGGCGCTGGCTAAAGCAGAAACTGCAATAA
- a CDS encoding DUF6394 family protein translates to MNLEKVIFGFFIVLAMTLNFGFFLGDIDNPSHHHVYELYAAIVVSLIATVLKFGDRTHVGAILLSTSLAADLQLITAAILWAALSGKMDEPSLITYIVSLSGGALMANFVSVILLIAETIGQRR, encoded by the coding sequence ATGAATTTAGAAAAAGTTATTTTCGGTTTTTTTATCGTATTGGCAATGACACTGAATTTCGGTTTTTTCCTGGGTGATATCGACAACCCCAGCCACCACCATGTCTATGAGTTATATGCGGCAATCGTTGTCAGCCTGATTGCCACCGTGCTTAAATTCGGCGACCGCACACATGTAGGTGCCATCCTGTTGTCCACAAGCCTGGCTGCCGACCTGCAGCTGATTACTGCCGCCATACTATGGGCGGCCCTGAGTGGAAAAATGGATGAGCCAAGCCTGATCACCTATATTGTTTCACTCTCAGGCGGCGCGCTGATGGCCAATTTTGTCTCAGTAATACTGCTGATTGCGGAAACCATAGGCCAGCGCCGTTAA
- the miaA gene encoding tRNA (adenosine(37)-N6)-dimethylallyltransferase MiaA — protein sequence MNHTALPPAIFLMGPTASGKTGAAVALYSQLPIELISVDSALVFRDMDIGTAKPDAETLAIAPHHLIDIIPPTAAYSAANFRTDALRLMAEITARGNVPVLVGGTMLYFRALQSGLSHLPEADPQVRQQIEHEAAQIGWPVMHAKLAQVDPETAARLQPNDVQRIERALEVYRLTGQTMTALHQASAGEALPYRLLKIALVPSDRKVLHERIALRFDQMLADGFIDEVKALVKKYPELTADSTSMRCVGYRQALEYLAGLYDSKELRDRGIFATRQLAKRQLTWLRAMDDIVEIDCLSPKLHETVLHEITAFIKE from the coding sequence ATGAACCATACCGCATTACCCCCTGCAATTTTCCTGATGGGCCCGACCGCCAGCGGCAAAACCGGCGCTGCTGTCGCACTGTATTCCCAATTGCCGATAGAACTTATCAGCGTCGACTCGGCGCTGGTGTTCCGCGACATGGATATTGGCACGGCAAAACCCGATGCTGAAACGCTGGCAATAGCCCCGCATCACCTGATCGATATCATTCCGCCGACAGCCGCTTATTCTGCAGCTAATTTCAGGACGGACGCCCTGCGCCTGATGGCCGAGATTACGGCGCGCGGCAATGTGCCTGTACTGGTAGGCGGCACCATGCTTTATTTCAGGGCGCTGCAGAGCGGTTTAAGTCATTTGCCTGAAGCAGATCCGCAAGTACGGCAGCAGATCGAGCATGAAGCTGCGCAGATCGGCTGGCCTGTCATGCATGCAAAACTGGCGCAGGTTGACCCTGAAACGGCGGCGCGCCTGCAGCCTAACGATGTACAGCGTATAGAGCGTGCTCTGGAAGTGTATCGCCTGACCGGCCAGACCATGACCGCTTTGCACCAGGCATCTGCCGGTGAGGCGTTGCCATATCGCCTGCTCAAGATTGCACTGGTACCCAGCGACCGCAAAGTGCTGCATGAACGCATTGCGCTCAGGTTTGACCAGATGCTCGCCGATGGATTTATCGATGAAGTGAAAGCGCTCGTGAAAAAATACCCCGAGCTGACCGCAGACAGCACATCCATGCGCTGCGTGGGTTATCGCCAGGCGCTGGAATACCTGGCCGGCCTGTATGACAGCAAGGAACTGCGTGACCGGGGCATTTTCGCAACGCGCCAGCTGGCTAAACGCCAGTTGACCTGGCTGCGCGCCATGGATGATATTGTAGAGATCGATTGCCTGAGCCCGAAACTGCATGAAACAGTACTGCATGAAATAACCGCATTCATTAAGGAGTAA